The proteins below are encoded in one region of Triticum aestivum cultivar Chinese Spring chromosome 1B, IWGSC CS RefSeq v2.1, whole genome shotgun sequence:
- the LOC123107651 gene encoding uncharacterized protein — MGRGCAVVLAAAAAAALLVSLPMLLVLPPDADTYEQESHRMFVGWKARYKKTYKHAGEEECRYALFKESRCRVAWARADGVTTSGLNGLSALANEEIYRGYRVRKGEESYEQETRRMFVGWKAKYGKTYRDVGEEECRYRLFKGNRRVVVRLNAAAGQNVYGINQFGDLTNEEVRERCYPEMVDQELSARCQAAAPDPDPDHGRRIWYQACRCIDTEVESGGAVPGDEAHMWI; from the exons ATGGGGAGGGGCTGCGCGGTTgttctcgcggcggcggcggcggcggcgctgctggtGTCGCTGCCTATGCTGCTGGTGTTGCCGCCGGACGCGGACACGTACGAGCAGGAGAGCCACCGGATGTTCGTGGGGTGGAAGGCCAGGTACAAGAAGACCTATAAACACGCCGGCGAAGAGGAGTGCCGGTACGCGTTGTTCAAGGAGAGCCGCTGCCGCGTCGCCTGGGCCAGGGCCGACGGGGTGACCACATCTGGCCTCAACGGTCTCAGCGCCCTCGCCAATGAGGAGATCTACCGCGGgtacagggtccggaagggggaggAATCGTACGAGCAGGAGACCCGACGGATGTTCGTGGGGTGGAAGGCCAAGTACGGCAAGACCTACAGAGACGTCGGTGAGGAGGAATGCCGGTACAGGTTGTTCAAGGGCAACCGCCGCGTCGTCGTCCGGCTCAACGCCGCCGCCGGGCAAAATGTGTACGGCATCAACCAATTCGGTGACCTCACCAACGAGGAGGTCCGGGAACGCTGCTACCCGGAGATGGTGGACCAAGAGCTGAGCGCCAGGTGCCAAGCCGCCGCCCCCGACCCGGACCCCGACCATGGGAGGCGGATTTGGTACCAG GCTTGCCGGTGCATTGATACGGAAGTGGAGTCTGGAGGCGCTGTTCCTGGAGATGAAGCACACATGTGGATCTGA